The following coding sequences lie in one Primulina huaijiensis isolate GDHJ02 chromosome 2, ASM1229523v2, whole genome shotgun sequence genomic window:
- the LOC140966228 gene encoding butanoate--CoA ligase AAE1 has translation MEKGMLKCSANYVPLSPISFLERSAAIYRDCVSVVYGDLRFTWKQTHERCVRLASALTANLSLSTGHVVAALAPNIPALYELHFAVPMAGAVLCTLNTRHDPAMVSVLLEHSESKVIFVDYQLLHIAKGALEILSKKGIKLPCLILIRESCDSVSGTNDKISMPETLEYESFLLTGRSDFEIVRPNDECDPISLNYTSGTTSNPKGVVYSHRGAYLNSLAAALLNEMKSMPVYLWTVPMFHCNGWCLTWAVAAQGGTNICIRSVTAKATFDSIAAHRVSHMGGAPTVLNMIVNSLENERKPLREKVTVMTGGAPPPPHVLFKMEELGFKIQHSYGLTETYGPATICAWKPEWNSLPPETRAKIKSRQGLQHLGMEEVDVKNPDTMVSVPLDGKSMGEVMFRGNTVMNGYLKDEKATREAFKGGWFRSGDIGVKQPDGYIELKDRSKDVIISGGENISSIEVESVIFSHPSVLEAAVVGRPDDHWGETPCAFVKLKDGCKATEGDIIKFCREQLPHYMAPKTVIFHDLPKTSTGKTQKFVLRQKAKDLGSLSKASKL, from the exons ATGGAAAAGGGCATGCTGAAATGTTCGGCAAACTATGTTCCGCTGAGTCCCATAAGTTTCTTGGAAAGATCAGCAGCCATTTACAGAGACTGTGTATCTGTTGTGTATGGAGATTTGAGGTTCACATGGAAGCAAACTCATGAAAGATGTGTGAGGCTTGCTTCTGCTCTCACCGCTAATCTCTCTCTTTCCACTGGCCATGTT GTTGCGGCCTTGGCCCCAAATATACCAGCATTGTATGAGCTACATTTTGCTGTTCCAATGGCGGGAGCGGTCCTCTGTACACTCAACACGCGACATGATCCAGCGATGGTATCAGTTTTGCTCGAACATTCTGAATCAAAAGTCATATTTGTTGACTACCAACTTCTTCATATTGCCAAGGGTGCGTTAGAAATATTATCAAAGAAAGGCATCAAACTGCCTTGTTTAATCTTGATTCGGGAATCCTGCGACTCAGTGTCTGGTACAAATGACAAGATTTCTATGCCTGAAACGTTAGAATACGAGTCTTTCTTGCTGACAGGGCGATCTGATTTTGAAATAGTAAGGCCTAATGATGAGTGTGACCCCATCTCTTTGAACTACACGTCAGGCACGACATCGAATCCAAAAGGTGTCGTTTACAGCCATCGAGGGGCATATCTCAATTCTTTAGCTGCTGCTCTACTTAATGAGATGAAATCTATGCCAGTTTATTTGTGGACAGTCCCCATGTTTCACTGCAATGGATGGTGCCTTACTTGGGCCGTGGCTGCTCAAGGTGGTACAAATATTTGCATCCGAAGTGTCACTGCAAAGGCAACATTTGACAGCATAGCCGCACATCGTGTGTCACACATGGGAGGTGCACCGACCGTGCTGAACATGATCGTGAATTCATTGGAAAACGAGCGAAAGCCGTTACGAGAAAAGGTGACAGTGATGACAGGCGGTGCGCCACCCCCTCCTCATGTACTCTTTAAGATGGAAGAACTGGGGTTCAAAATACAGCATTCATATGGTTTGACAGAAACTTATGGTCCTGCGACAATCTGTGCTTGGAAACCAGAGTGGAACTCGTTACCACCTGAAACACGAGCAAAAATAAAGTCTCGACAAGGGCTGCAGCATCTTGGAATGGAAGAGGTCGATGTTAAAAATCCTGATACAATGGTGAGTGTGCCACTTGATGGAAAATCAATGGGAGAGGTCATGTTTAGAGGGAACACAGTAATGAATGGTTACTTGAAAGACGAAAAGGCGACTCGGGAGGCTTTTAAAGGTGGTTGGTTTAGGAGTGGGGATATTGGAGTGAAGCAACCTGATGGCTATATCGAGCTAAAAGATCGATCGAAGGATGTTATAATCTCTGGAGGGGAGAATATAAGCTCGATTGAAGTAGAATCAGTTATTTTCAGTCATCCATCGGTTCTCGAAGCTGCTGTTGTGGGGAGACCTGATGATCATTGGGGCGAGACACCTTGTGCCTTTGTGAAACTTAAGGATGGCTGCAAGGCGACGGAGGGTGACATTATAAAGTTCTGTCGGGAACAGTTGCCACATTACATGGCTCCAAAGACAGTAATTTTTCATGATTTGCCAAAAACTTCAACAGGGAAGACACAGAAGTTTGTTCTCAGGCAAAAGGCTAAAGATCTGGGCAGTCTTTCAAAAGCCAGTAAATTGTAG